In Fusobacterium massiliense, a single window of DNA contains:
- a CDS encoding ShlB/FhaC/HecB family hemolysin secretion/activation protein: MKILISFLMVLLSSFSFATENLDRLIERDVRNFEQENRINERNLKNSEILNFSSEEIEKLNKNILNEEKMNTLKYHISKIEISDSENLLNDLLEEKIVKKYINKNLNSNDLENLLSELTNQLISKGYVTSYAKISDNSDVLAGLLKIDFIVGRVENIVLNDETNLDKLKKFFMFPLKNGDVLDNTKIDTAVENFNSLGANNVSVDIVEGTKPNYWIIKVNNEMKEKFTLSLNTNNYGEDYQNAFWRGGISLNIDSPLGIGDNLFFSYMTVHKKNPDRSWKQSSDTLPAGGILPIGPPGYDPSKGDVLPYKRQLDMYNFRYILRYKDYNFKFSTSKSVKDSSFYAFNTIYDMQSINNTVGFDIEKIIWRNKQSKLSIEAGIKTKHNENYLEEATLINRRLSIASIGLNYTTAIKKGILSLGFQYEKGLKNFGAEIDKNKTDKTPKAQFKKYNFLAMYYKPLTHNLISRTNIQASYSSDVLYSSERQTIGGIGSVPGYHRSDNLMGDKAIDIGTELAYNIKIPKNLGTLSPYLSYSYGAIENNRDKSKYGTGYATGIQIGMRYSAKYLDIDFGYGRAHKHSSYLKPKNHEIYFASALKIKF, encoded by the coding sequence ATGAAGATATTAATTTCTTTTTTGATGGTTTTACTTAGTTCTTTTTCTTTTGCCACGGAAAATTTAGATAGACTTATTGAAAGAGATGTTCGAAATTTTGAACAAGAAAATAGAATTAATGAAAGAAATCTAAAAAATTCTGAAATCTTAAATTTTTCTTCCGAAGAAATTGAAAAATTAAATAAAAATATTTTGAACGAAGAAAAAATGAATACACTTAAATATCATATTTCAAAAATAGAAATATCTGACTCTGAAAATCTTTTAAATGACTTGCTAGAAGAAAAAATTGTAAAAAAATATATTAATAAAAATTTAAACTCTAATGATTTAGAAAATTTACTTTCTGAATTAACTAATCAATTAATTTCTAAAGGCTATGTAACAAGTTATGCTAAAATTTCTGATAATAGCGATGTATTAGCTGGGCTTTTAAAGATAGATTTTATTGTTGGTAGAGTTGAAAATATAGTTCTTAATGATGAAACTAATCTTGATAAATTAAAAAAGTTTTTTATGTTTCCTTTAAAAAATGGAGATGTTTTAGATAATACAAAAATTGATACAGCTGTTGAGAATTTTAATTCTTTAGGAGCAAATAATGTGTCAGTTGATATAGTTGAAGGAACTAAGCCTAATTATTGGATAATTAAAGTTAATAATGAAATGAAAGAAAAATTTACTCTTTCATTAAATACAAATAACTATGGAGAAGATTATCAAAATGCCTTTTGGAGAGGAGGAATATCATTAAATATTGACAGTCCATTAGGAATTGGTGATAATCTATTTTTTTCATATATGACTGTTCACAAGAAAAATCCAGATAGAAGCTGGAAACAAAGTTCAGATACACTTCCAGCCGGAGGAATATTACCAATAGGACCTCCTGGATATGACCCAAGTAAAGGAGATGTGCTACCATATAAAAGACAGCTTGATATGTATAATTTTAGATATATATTAAGATACAAAGATTACAATTTCAAATTCTCAACAAGTAAAAGTGTAAAAGATAGTAGTTTTTATGCTTTTAATACAATATACGACATGCAATCAATTAACAACACAGTAGGTTTTGACATAGAAAAAATAATTTGGAGAAATAAACAAAGTAAACTTAGCATTGAAGCTGGAATAAAAACTAAGCACAATGAAAACTATTTAGAAGAAGCAACATTGATAAATAGAAGATTATCTATTGCGAGTATAGGATTAAACTACACAACAGCTATAAAAAAAGGAATTTTAAGTTTGGGATTTCAATATGAAAAAGGACTTAAAAATTTTGGAGCTGAGATAGATAAAAACAAAACAGATAAAACACCAAAAGCTCAATTCAAAAAATATAATTTTTTAGCCATGTATTACAAACCTTTAACACATAACTTAATTTCAAGAACAAATATACAAGCTTCATATTCATCTGATGTGCTTTATTCGTCAGAAAGACAAACAATAGGTGGAATAGGAAGTGTCCCAGGATATCACAGAAGTGATAATTTAATGGGAGATAAAGCAATAGATATAGGAACAGAGTTAGCATATAATATAAAAATTCCTAAAAATTTAGGAACTTTAAGCCCATATTTATCTTATTCATACGGAGCTATAGAAAATAACAGAGATAAATCAAAGTATGGAACAGGCTATGCGACAGGAATACAAATAGGAATGAGATATAGCGCAAAATATTTAGACATAGATTTTGGTTATGGAAGAGCTCATAAACATTCAAGCTATTTGAAACCTAAAAATCACGAAATATATTTTGCTAGCGCATTGAAGATAAAATTTTAA